A stretch of [Clostridium] innocuum DNA encodes these proteins:
- a CDS encoding PTS sugar transporter subunit IIB, which produces MEIRSIMCCCGQGLGSSMIVSMNVEKALKKLGVSGVKVEHTAIGEVTEGSADLFVIGADLAPQMTSYKNKIILNQLMDMNEIETKLKEVFGL; this is translated from the coding sequence ATGGAAATCAGAAGCATTATGTGTTGCTGCGGACAGGGACTTGGAAGCAGCATGATCGTCAGCATGAATGTCGAAAAAGCTCTGAAGAAGCTGGGTGTATCCGGTGTAAAGGTTGAGCATACGGCAATCGGTGAAGTAACAGAAGGAAGTGCTGACCTGTTTGTCATCGGAGCAGACCTTGCACCTCAGATGACGAGCTACAAAAACAAGATCATCTTAAATCAGCTTATGGATATGAATGAAATCGAAACCAAGCTGAAAGAAGTATTCGGTCTTTAA
- a CDS encoding PTS sugar transporter subunit IIB encodes MNITTFRIDDRLIHGQVVTAWIAHSDAKQILVADDAAAKDTLQQSLLKMATPKKVDLKIMSLEDAKQLIQNDESDTKTLLLVRGPKQALYLIDSCSDVKSINVGNINMKKGKRKILGNCWLNDEEEKDIRLLAEKVEVEVRAVPNEHKQILVNLL; translated from the coding sequence ATGAACATAACTACGTTTCGAATTGATGATCGACTGATTCACGGACAGGTGGTAACCGCTTGGATAGCACATAGTGATGCTAAGCAGATTTTGGTTGCGGATGATGCGGCTGCGAAGGATACCCTGCAGCAGTCCCTCCTCAAAATGGCAACACCGAAAAAGGTTGATTTAAAAATTATGAGTCTTGAGGATGCAAAGCAGCTGATTCAAAACGACGAGAGTGATACAAAAACACTGCTGCTTGTACGCGGTCCGAAGCAGGCGTTGTATTTGATTGACAGCTGCAGCGATGTAAAAAGTATAAATGTCGGAAATATCAATATGAAAAAGGGGAAAAGAAAAATTCTGGGGAACTGCTGGCTGAATGATGAGGAAGAAAAGGATATTCGTCTTCTTGCAGAAAAGGTGGAGGTTGAAGTACGCGCTGTACCAAATGAGCATAAACAGATTCTGGTAAATCTGCTTTAA
- a CDS encoding GntR family transcriptional regulator, whose amino-acid sequence MQKKEGAPLYLQIYKELQKRIENGVYKENELLPSEASLQAEFNVSRITIRRSLQDLELAGFIKVQKGKGAMVLANRKYTDLVGVSSFSQDAMKSGERPSSIILEFEEMKASGIVCDYLQLQEGADIYRLKRLRLKNGRIIGMNEQFISRQTGFELHADVLNEKTSIYALYEEQGLHIERAVESIEAVMPSTALRKELYMNEGEPLFRRERITYDYKNRPLELSINSYKADEYKYIITLKKDEL is encoded by the coding sequence ATGCAGAAAAAAGAAGGTGCTCCGCTGTATCTGCAGATTTACAAGGAGTTGCAGAAACGAATAGAAAATGGAGTATATAAAGAAAATGAGCTTCTGCCATCAGAAGCATCCTTACAAGCGGAATTCAATGTCAGCCGTATAACGATTAGACGTTCACTTCAGGATTTGGAGCTTGCCGGATTTATAAAAGTGCAAAAGGGGAAAGGTGCTATGGTGCTGGCGAATAGAAAATATACCGATTTAGTCGGTGTCAGCAGTTTCTCACAGGATGCTATGAAGTCCGGGGAACGGCCTTCTTCTATTATCTTGGAATTTGAAGAAATGAAAGCTTCCGGAATCGTATGTGATTACTTACAGCTTCAGGAGGGCGCTGATATTTACCGCCTGAAACGTCTGCGCTTGAAAAATGGAAGAATCATCGGGATGAATGAACAGTTTATATCGAGGCAAACCGGTTTTGAACTACACGCAGATGTATTGAATGAAAAAACATCAATCTATGCCTTATATGAAGAACAGGGTCTCCATATAGAGCGTGCAGTAGAATCCATAGAGGCGGTAATGCCATCTACGGCATTGCGGAAAGAGCTTTATATGAATGAAGGAGAGCCGTTATTTAGGAGAGAGCGAATCACTTATGATTACAAGAACAGGCCGCTGGAATTATCGATAAATTCCTATAAAGCGGATGAATACAAATATATCATTACATTGAAAAAGGATGAGCTATAA
- a CDS encoding PTS ascorbate transporter subunit IIC: MLEFIINILSTPAILVGLMSLLGLALQRKPIEDIVKGTVKTIVGFLVLSAGASFLQSGSLNAFGDLFNYAFSMQGVVPNNEAIVSLALKDFATDTAYIMCLGMVFNIIMARFSRMHYIFLTGHHTLYMACMLAVILNVGGLTSWQLWLGGGLLLGFIMAFSPAFCQPTMRKITKTDELGFGHFGGAGYWFAAQCGKLFKGKGKSTEEVNFPQRLTFLRDTTVAIGLTMVIFFLIVTTVAVSKGILSADAAAVLEKYPNLAGLLNVGAETKTHWAVWAITSGLSFAGGVYIILSGVRLIVGEIVPAFRGIAEKLVPGAVPAIDCPVVFPYAPNAVLIGFLVSFLGGIVGLFILGFIDSSIMSVALILPGVIPHFFCGATAGVFANAEGGLKGCVFGSFMHGLLITFLPAICMPVMGSLNFANCTFSDADFSWMGIVFGNIAQIVQGVGLLGVCAVVFLIPIVYNYVAPKKAKKAE, translated from the coding sequence ATGTTAGAATTTATTATCAACATACTGTCCACACCTGCAATTCTTGTAGGTCTGATGTCTTTGCTGGGTCTTGCGCTTCAGCGTAAACCAATCGAAGATATTGTCAAGGGAACCGTTAAAACAATCGTCGGCTTCCTCGTATTATCTGCCGGAGCTTCGTTCCTGCAGTCCGGATCATTGAATGCGTTCGGTGATTTGTTCAATTATGCATTTAGTATGCAGGGGGTTGTACCAAACAATGAAGCCATTGTTTCTCTGGCTCTGAAGGACTTCGCTACAGATACTGCTTATATCATGTGTCTGGGTATGGTCTTCAATATCATTATGGCTCGTTTCTCAAGAATGCACTACATTTTCTTAACAGGTCATCATACTCTTTACATGGCATGTATGCTTGCCGTTATTCTGAATGTCGGTGGTCTTACCAGCTGGCAGCTGTGGCTGGGCGGCGGACTTCTGCTTGGCTTCATCATGGCATTCTCTCCTGCGTTCTGTCAGCCGACAATGCGCAAGATTACAAAAACGGATGAGCTTGGCTTCGGTCACTTCGGTGGTGCCGGATACTGGTTTGCTGCACAGTGTGGGAAGCTGTTCAAGGGCAAAGGGAAATCAACAGAGGAAGTTAACTTCCCTCAGCGTCTGACATTCCTGCGTGATACAACCGTAGCAATCGGTCTTACGATGGTTATCTTTTTCCTGATCGTTACAACTGTGGCGGTAAGCAAGGGTATCCTGAGTGCTGATGCTGCAGCTGTTCTTGAAAAATATCCAAACCTGGCTGGTCTGCTGAACGTTGGGGCTGAAACAAAGACACACTGGGCTGTATGGGCTATTACAAGCGGTCTGAGCTTCGCCGGTGGTGTTTACATCATCCTGAGCGGTGTTCGTCTGATCGTTGGTGAAATCGTTCCTGCATTCCGTGGTATTGCTGAAAAGCTGGTGCCGGGTGCTGTACCTGCAATTGACTGTCCGGTCGTATTCCCTTATGCACCAAACGCTGTACTGATTGGATTCCTGGTATCCTTCCTTGGCGGTATCGTAGGTCTGTTCATTCTTGGATTCATCGATTCCAGCATCATGAGCGTTGCATTGATTCTGCCTGGTGTTATTCCTCACTTCTTCTGTGGAGCAACCGCCGGTGTATTCGCAAATGCTGAGGGTGGATTAAAGGGCTGTGTATTTGGAAGCTTCATGCACGGGTTACTGATTACCTTCCTGCCTGCAATCTGTATGCCGGTTATGGGTTCTTTGAACTTCGCTAACTGTACATTCTCTGATGCAGACTTCTCCTGGATGGGAATCGTCTTCGGAAATATCGCTCAGATTGTTCAGGGCGTTGGTCTGTTAGGTGTCTGTGCGGTTGTATTCCTGATTCCTATCGTGTACAATTATGTTGCACCTAAGAAAGCAAAAAAAGCTGAATAG
- a CDS encoding alpha-ketoacid dehydrogenase subunit beta: MFTLSKDRSKKGKELRMVVVETLQDMMKSDAQVVAMEADLGGASGFTKIQKSNPDRFIQCGISEANMTGVAAGLSVTGFKPYLHTFGPFASRRIYDQIFLSGAYAGNTMNIYGSDPGFTAGPNGGTHTTWEDVALMRAIPHAVVCDAADEVQLDWIIREFARMEGVHYIRANRKDVRNVYEKGSTFEMGKGNIVREGSDVLIISAGQLVSDALDCAEVLSKQGISVEVIDMFCIKPLDEELIIREAAGKKAVVTFENHSIIGGLGSAVAEVLAENNISVKFKRHGVKERFGAVGTPEFLQKEFRLTAEDLLQTVENTLK, from the coding sequence ATGTTTACTCTCAGCAAAGACCGCAGTAAAAAAGGGAAAGAGCTGCGTATGGTTGTCGTGGAAACACTGCAGGATATGATGAAGAGCGATGCTCAGGTTGTGGCAATGGAAGCTGACCTTGGCGGTGCAAGCGGCTTTACCAAGATTCAGAAAAGCAATCCGGACCGGTTCATTCAATGCGGTATTTCAGAAGCAAACATGACAGGTGTTGCGGCAGGGCTGTCTGTGACAGGCTTCAAACCGTATTTACATACGTTTGGACCCTTTGCTTCCAGAAGAATCTACGATCAGATTTTCCTGTCTGGTGCATATGCCGGTAATACAATGAACATATACGGTTCGGATCCCGGATTTACGGCAGGGCCAAACGGGGGTACACATACTACATGGGAGGATGTCGCTCTGATGCGCGCAATTCCGCATGCTGTGGTATGCGATGCAGCCGATGAGGTACAGCTGGACTGGATCATAAGAGAATTCGCAAGGATGGAAGGTGTGCATTATATCCGTGCAAATCGTAAGGATGTACGCAATGTATACGAAAAAGGCTCCACCTTTGAAATGGGAAAAGGAAACATTGTAAGAGAAGGAAGCGATGTTTTGATTATATCTGCCGGACAGCTGGTGAGCGATGCACTGGATTGTGCGGAAGTATTGTCAAAACAAGGAATTTCCGTGGAAGTCATTGATATGTTCTGCATCAAGCCGCTGGATGAGGAGCTGATCATTCGTGAGGCAGCAGGGAAAAAGGCTGTTGTAACATTTGAAAATCACTCGATTATCGGTGGTCTGGGAAGTGCTGTCGCAGAGGTTCTTGCGGAGAACAATATCTCTGTAAAGTTCAAACGACATGGTGTTAAAGAACGCTTCGGCGCAGTAGGTACTCCGGAATTCTTGCAGAAGGAATTCCGATTAACTGCAGAGGATTTGCTTCAGACAGTGGAAAACACATTGAAATAA
- a CDS encoding amidohydrolase produces the protein MKYYDIHSHLGKTSSGDENTPSELVTDLKIYGIEKVGISCLSGISTREQNDLIYRAMQEYPEVIEGYAFINPKDAAAENEIDLCLGTYGMSAVKFHSWKHGYYPDNSGSLDRLLDKIDSYGVHVQTHVGTAPISNPYVWAEYAKKHPHVRFVFTHIGYYEFGMSTIEAVKDLPNVWVESSGQMDVEVLKKAIAVLGSKRVCFGTDWPYKPVNMEISKFYELELTEEQRADIFYRNAEKLWKRVREEQI, from the coding sequence TTGAAGTATTATGATATTCACTCCCATTTAGGGAAGACAAGCTCCGGAGATGAAAACACACCCAGCGAGCTGGTAACAGATTTGAAGATTTATGGTATTGAAAAGGTCGGTATCAGCTGTCTTTCAGGGATATCTACAAGAGAGCAGAATGATTTGATTTACCGTGCAATGCAGGAATATCCAGAGGTCATTGAGGGCTATGCGTTTATCAATCCAAAGGATGCAGCTGCAGAAAATGAAATAGACCTATGCCTTGGGACATATGGCATGAGTGCAGTGAAGTTTCATTCCTGGAAGCATGGCTATTATCCGGATAATTCCGGATCCCTCGATCGCCTGCTGGACAAAATCGATTCCTATGGTGTGCATGTGCAAACCCATGTCGGTACTGCACCAATCAGCAATCCCTATGTCTGGGCAGAATATGCCAAAAAGCATCCGCATGTCCGTTTTGTATTCACTCACATCGGGTATTATGAATTTGGGATGTCCACGATAGAAGCGGTTAAGGATTTGCCGAATGTCTGGGTGGAAAGCTCCGGACAAATGGATGTAGAGGTATTAAAAAAAGCGATAGCTGTGCTGGGATCGAAACGTGTCTGCTTTGGTACGGACTGGCCCTATAAGCCGGTAAATATGGAGATCAGCAAATTTTATGAGTTGGAATTAACAGAAGAGCAGCGCGCTGATATTTTTTATCGGAATGCTGAAAAATTATGGAAGCGAGTAAGGGAGGAACAGATATGA
- a CDS encoding transketolase encodes MYSERKKSSTIHCLKACTLSEKEVIALETSQLKELQVFAAQLRMDILEMLEHRGYGHLGGSLSIVELMSVLYGKQLHVDPKNPKMEDRDMVVLSKGHAGPAWYCALAEKGFFDKEWLMTLNDGGTRLPSHPDRTKTPGVDMTTGSLGQGTSAAAGIATGLRMKGSSHYVYMIVGDGELNEGQCWEAFQYVAHYKLNNCIVIIDDNKRQLDGYTKDVMNPFSIPDKMKAFGFDVQVVKGNDIEAIDAAIEQAKAVKDQAVCIVLDTIKGQGVPYFEEMVSNHSVKFNSDEVIYETHKAIADLKQFIEKEGQ; translated from the coding sequence TTGTACAGCGAACGTAAAAAGAGCAGTACCATACATTGCCTGAAGGCTTGCACGCTATCTGAAAAGGAGGTAATAGCATTGGAAACATCACAACTGAAGGAATTGCAGGTATTTGCTGCACAACTGCGAATGGATATACTGGAAATGCTGGAACACAGAGGATACGGACATTTGGGAGGTTCTCTATCCATCGTTGAACTGATGAGTGTTCTGTATGGTAAACAGCTGCATGTGGATCCGAAAAACCCGAAGATGGAGGATCGCGATATGGTCGTTTTATCAAAGGGTCATGCGGGACCTGCCTGGTACTGTGCGCTGGCAGAGAAGGGCTTTTTCGACAAGGAATGGCTGATGACACTGAATGATGGTGGTACAAGACTTCCAAGTCATCCCGACCGTACAAAAACTCCGGGTGTTGACATGACAACCGGATCTCTGGGACAGGGTACAAGTGCTGCTGCAGGTATTGCGACGGGGCTGCGTATGAAAGGATCAAGTCATTATGTCTACATGATTGTGGGAGATGGCGAGTTGAATGAAGGGCAGTGCTGGGAAGCCTTCCAGTATGTTGCTCATTATAAGCTGAATAACTGTATCGTGATTATTGACGATAACAAGCGGCAGCTTGACGGGTATACGAAGGATGTCATGAATCCTTTCAGTATTCCTGATAAGATGAAGGCATTCGGCTTTGATGTTCAGGTCGTAAAGGGAAATGACATTGAAGCGATTGATGCGGCAATTGAACAGGCCAAAGCGGTAAAGGATCAGGCAGTATGTATCGTTCTGGATACGATCAAAGGACAGGGTGTACCGTACTTTGAAGAAATGGTATCCAATCATTCTGTTAAATTCAACAGTGATGAAGTTATCTATGAAACACATAAGGCGATTGCAGATTTAAAGCAATTTATTGAAAAGGAGGGACAGTAG